The nucleotide sequence AAATCATATAAAGCAATATAGAAAACAATATAAAACTTTCCttttcatttcttagtaatTATAGTGTTGAATTTGTGTAAATAACTGTGGTAGTCATGAAAATAATGACCCAAGTGTCCACAATTTTAACGTTTTAAGTCACCATGCTGGTTTTATTAATTTTTGACAGATTTGAAGTTAAGCAGTTTTACAAGAGATTTGTCTTTAATGAAGTCAGAGTTGCACTCATTGGCTGATGCTTGATTTCTATGCCTGTCCAGAGTTGGAGACATTTTTAAAGGACCGCATGCACAATCTAACGGGGTCAAATTGACGAGATGTATCGAAGATTTCGCCTTTATGCTGGCTTTTGCCTTGAATCTGTCACTGAAGTATGTATATGACAGTGTGTTTATTATCGGAGAGGGTAACTAACCGCTGCCCTCACTGAGTCAGTCTCCTGCAAGATTTTTCCATTGGCTTTCATTTTCTGACATTTGGGCGGCAAGTTATTTGCTTTGGGTTTTGTAACAAAAGTCTGATTAAATCATAAGCAGTATTTTTCTGAAAGCAAaatatgtgatttaaaaaaaaaaacgtttatatTGTTGTCTATGTCAGTGCTTAGCAGTCCATAGGATTCTtttagttccttttttttactggagcTATAAATTAGAATTATAAAAGCCCATGCTCACTTAGTCGCAGACTGAAGATTTAGTGTTCGATTGACCCCATGCAATTACCCAGTTCACCTTGTGTGCTGCTGcaggcacttaaataaattatgAACAATAAAAAGGGACTAAATATAGCTACAAATTTGGCCAATTGTTATGGAAATTAGCCACACTTTTGGATGACGTGtttaaaaaaggattttgaTAAAAGATAAGCTTTGTTTAATATACAATTTGTACATATGGATTGAATTTGAGCATAAATGGATGAATGGCATTACAacaaatgcttttttaaataGTCTGACTTAGGTTGAGAATTCGCAAACTCATTTTcccagggaaaataagataaGTAAAGGATGACATGAAGAAGTGTCATTGAATACTTCCTTTTTACTAAAGCAGAATGTAGGAGAGCCAGAAATGGAAGAGCATTCCTGCTGCTCTTTGGAGACTCCAAATTGGCAACATACGCACAACGAAGCGCAAAATTAGACATCCTACCTGATGTTACACAcaactatgaatttaaaaaaaacggtaaaaaacatCAGACAATGTAAATACTTCAAGCTTTTATGGGGTCGTGAGCTGAATTTGATTTGTAGCAACTCCTCCCACCCTTTCCatgttgaaaaacaaatgtccaGCATCCGCTTAGTTCCCTGAAGCGTTGGGTCCTATCTGTGGGtggtgattattattttttttcatcagtggGAAATATAACTGGCTGAGTGTATACTTAACTTTCATTGCGTGCAATCAGAACACCCCGCCAGGGTATAAATATAGACATTACATGTTGAATAATAAGTAATAATGATAGAATAGTAATTGCAGTCATTAGTCACTGATACATGGGTCTCATCAAGCTATTTGATCTCCATCCAGAGCAACATGGAGTTGTGCGCTAATGCTAATTACACAATGGCTTTAATGTCCATTTAGGAGCTAAACTGTAGCATATGCGTAACAGTCAGGTCCCTTGGTGATAATATCGCATGGATTTCCTGGAATCAAATGGCACAATTTGCTTCTGCTTCGCCAGACTTTGACTTCCTTATTAAGAAAAAGGGGACATCTCAGGAGATTAGGTAATGTCCAGAAGCATTCTGCAAATGTTGTCGTCTTTGCTCTCTGGTGAAATGATCATTGTACTGGAGGGGGGAGGGGATTGGATATGATGATTTCATAATTATACATATAAATTATGATTGttaataaatattgaaatacattattttttaaagttgacaAAGAGTTGTTAAAAATTAGATGGAACTGCATTTAACTaaggggtgggtaaacttttcggcctgggggccacattgactttaaaaatttgacagatgggccgggtcagcacaagatacgatacatataaaaaagtgcatccgttaacagtacatatgaaacataaacaggaagaaaggactaaagtattaccaTACTAATCActgattaaagtaaaaagtataaagtacaaagtcaagtaaaaaggaaggtattaagaaatattaaaatgtcatttaaaaaaagatggagaggctgtaaaacacgaaaaactaataagagtggacagagctcctgctactggcttccacgtgacagcgccatctttggggaaaaaaacccaaaagattatttggacaatgtcaactggccggattaaaaggcctcgtgggccggatttggcccgcgggccatagtttgcacATGGTGACTTAACTGGACTGGACTCTACGTCAACAATGTATTGTACGGAATTTACAAAGTTTAAACAGGTTATCAACGTTTAGCTGAGTTTGCTTCACATCACACTAGACAGCTCTATCAGAAGTTTACAGATTGGCCCCGTGTGCTTGGGTGGTTTCTCTCTAGGTAGTCTATTCAGATGCTGATAGCCTGCAAAGTCTAGTGTGTATATTTCAAATTGtatatatttcctttttatgaggCTGCAGGATGGGAAACTTCCTTCTTTTTGTGCCTCCCTTTGTCCTCTCATGTAGTGCCTGCTCAAAATCTTCCTGTATCAAGAATGTTCTCGATTCCAACGGGACATGCGAATGAATGCAGGTCTTTGAAGGGCCACCAGGGATGAAATCTAACATTAGGTACCTCTCATACGGGCAACTGTGGAGTTCTCACGAATactttctctctcacacactggTGAAACGTTCACAGTTGTTATATTTTGTCTTTACTTTCACGGTGTAGATTCTGAACCACACCTTTTGAGAGATGGATGTTCTGGCCATGAGTTATGTGATTAGAATTTATTTTTGCCCCAGGCTCTGCTGGTAGTCTTCGTCTACTGGTTACTCTGTACTAGTTCCAACAAGCCTTTCATAAGCAGACACTCACATAACCTCAAGAATGTACAATCAGTTAGCTACACAATACCTTTTCCAACCTCTTCTTCTGTTGGTCTCAGTTCATTTGGTGATTCAGAGGACAATTAAACGTCCATCCAATAGATGACGAAAGACATTTTCTAAATGGCCTGTTGACCATGATCATTTGGACTCTTTGTAGACAATTAGTCATTGTCTTACTCTAGGAAATATGTGAAAGAAAGGAATAGCATTGTTTttgtatgaatataatttttggaGGGGGGCATTTTTATATAATGGATTCAaggatttttcttcatttgtaaaaaaaaatgacaaggctCAATAggagttgggaaacactggattAAAGTAAGACAAGCCTTTGGCATTATTTAGGCATTATATTACAATACAGTAGTGATTCACCCCCCTCAAATAATCTCTAAaatattgggtaaaaaaaaaaaacaacctaacaTCTTGACCCTGGAACCAGTTTCACAGCTGGTATCATTTGAGTCAGACATTTCTACAATCTTGCTCAATAATCGTGTTTCGATAGCAGTGACAGCGATTCCAGTGAAATCTTTTTTTGGATTTATAGGGAGGGACTACTAGTGAATGATAACTACCAGCTCCCCCACTCCAAATGTACAAAATGAAAACGTTTTATGTTGATCTATTTAAGGTTGTTCTAATCAGACAATGTTATTATTACAAGACAACCATTGAGAAATTAGGCATAACtgcatttgtttttctccatgcATTGCAAATTGGACAATTGTGCTTACTTGGCCTTTTCCCTCACAGCTATGTTTTTCCCCTGCCCCTTGACTTGAGGCCCCCTTTGTTTAACCTTTAACCTGCTAAAGTATCTGTCCTAAATGCATTGTCTGCAAAAGAGCAAAAAGAAAACAGCACAGCAAACACATCATCTCCTTCCTTCTGCCAATTTGGAAGACGATCTCATTAACTATTGACAATTCTAATTAATCATCAAATTATTTGGAATGAACTCACTTAGGTCTGTCAGGTTCCCAGTTCCTAAATATTTGTTAGTGTGTCAGTATACAGGATACATTGTACAAGTCATTAGATTTCAATATTCCCCATTTAACAAAAATACCTTGATTAGCAAATTAATTTCCATGGCTGCCGGTTTTTAGCAGAAACTAATAGGAGCAGTGCTCTAGTGCATGTTCATTAGCCAAGTGGTGTTTGTTGCATTGGGTGCACTTTGCTTATTACAGGATCCAAAGAACTAAATGAATTGGGCCAAAACATGGAGGGAGATATGTGCATGCAAATTGGAACTGTCATTTAATGTCTTCACCCTCGGGACATAATTCTTGATAGATGAAATTATCTCACTTTGAAGGCTAATGGCTGTAGAAGATGAAGGAGGGAAGGATAGGGAGAAGAAAGCATGTTAGGCTTTGCAATGAGAAATAAGATCCATCCTCAGataaatgtcaaagaaaaacaaatagttaTTTCAGTGTTGGACTACAAGTCAGAATTGAAATGTGAAGCTGTAGACTgtaaaatgttttccttttctttgtgaAGTAATTGTGTTGGCGCTTTAGCTGGAATTTTACAATACGGAATTGATTTGAGTTCATCAGAGTCAGTAATCAACAAAAAAGTAAGTTGAAACAAATATTTACTGGATGATATTTCAACAAGATCAATTTCATCTATACATCAAAATGTACGTACATAGCATTGTTTTCAAGTATTTACTGTGAAATGTGATTTTCTCACACCACATGTTCAAGACAACAACAGCCTCTTTGAATTATAACAATCAAATATTTCTAGTCACCATGTTATTTTCAGACGAGTTCAATTccaataaaaagaagaaaatggtaaaaatagcaataataaaCATTGGTGGTTGCAGTGGGACATTTCCTGATTCCATCTGATCCTTTCTGAAACGTTAACAAAACAAGCAGTTAAGACTGAATATACAGAGCGCCATATCCTGCAATATTCTTCAATGAAAAACCatagtaaaaaacaaaataccatTTGAGTAATTGTACACATACATTCATACTGCTTTCAAAAGCGCAGCCCACAAGCATTTTAGTCAGTAGCCTGGAAAGTATAACAGAGTATATTGTTAAACTCCAAACTTGTGGGTACATCTGACACAGTATTGAAGGATTAAGAGTTGGTATGACAGAGTGCATCGTTCACATTTTATGGAGATTACAGTGAAGTACATAGAGACGGACATAAAAGGTGTTTGTAACTGTGTATATAGGTGCCATAAGATACACACAAGTACTTAAAAACAGAGGATCATAAATGGTAAACATCTAACATGTACAAAttcatgtatgtacatatgacACATAAACTATATCCATAGTTCAATAGTACATTTTCATGACGCTCAGCAACAGTGTTAGCTAGCACACGCAAAGTACAACTAATAAACTAgtacaaaacataaaaaatcacGCAGGTATATACACCTAAATAAATTCGGGGAATTTGGGCTAATTGACCTAAAACGCGAGTAGcaacaaacatttgaaaaatccCACTTAATTTTGCTTTGTGTATAAAATGCATTCATGGACTGCAAACTGCCGATAAAATGTGAATTGCCATCAAATACCATGAGAACCACCTTAATAATACTTCAATCACATTGGCCTAGGCACAAAAAGGCAAGTAGGCAGGTTTTAAAGTGAATAACCAATGTAAAATCTGCAAATAGGCAGCACCCAAAACGTAGTATTCTGAAGCACTTGGTttcaatagttttatttttctctcacaCAGACTTTGGACTCATAGATTTTAGACACATTACCGTAGTATGAAATAGTTTAGGCACCCTTGAACATTTTCAAGACTATCCTTGAGATTTAATTGTTCAGGAATCTTAgttaaatgtgtaaaatagcAGAAAAATACAGAAACATTTGGCAGGTAAGAAAATGTCATTACCATGACGAACAAAAAGctaaaaactaaaattgttTAACACCATGGTTGTTAGGAAGGATACAAAAGTTCAGAGGGTATGCTGTCAGTTTTAACTATGTGGAATATAGTGAGGAAATTGAAGACTAAAGTAACATTTCAAATGAAGACTTACAGTGGCAGGCCAAGACAAAATGGCTTATACAACCAATTATGTCTAAaggaaaaactttaaaatgatcAAGGGTGCCCAAACCTTTTCATACCACTCAATGGAAGTACCGAAAACACAAAGCATGACTGAAGAATACACAAACATGCATCAATATTGAGTATCTGAACTACAAGTATGATGAAAACGGCATTTACAACGGATATGTGGGAACTGCAAACAGCTGATAAAGCTGGAACGCTCcaaaaaagataaagaaaaaaccTCTGTTCCACATGTGATTAGAAAGGAGATTCAACCATGTGCCCTGTTGCGAACTGAAataaataacttaaaaaaaacatgtcaacttaatttaaaaatagtctTAAAATATCTAGTCATACATTTTCTTGAGCTGTAAGAGACTCGGCGTATTCTAATTTTGTGCCCGCTAGCTCTACAGATGTCTGAGGCTCTTCGGCCTGAGTTGGTTTAAACGAATAAGATTTCAATGTTCTTGCGCGGCATCTGCAAATGGAGGCCCAGAAAAAGTGCAGCACACCAGGAGAAAGGAAGATGAAGACCCAAGGGTCAATGATAGAGTTGACGGAGATAAAACGAAGGGCAATCAGGTCCTGGGGGTGTGATTCAAAGCGGTCATCAACCACTGAATTCATGTACACGCGAACctgaaatgatacaaaaattaaaatgctgGTCAGTATTAAAGTTGAAAACAGAAATCATGATGGTACATAAAAATCTGTGTACCCCGACCCAAAATTAAGTGTAAAATGGGAAACTATGGATGAACGGTACTCCCAATCTGTGTATTCAGCTGTTGCTATTTATAACCAAATAGCCACGTGTCAGATTTCAGTGTATGCCTGTTGTGAGCATTTTTGTCTATTTATATATAGACcccgaaaaagaaaaaaaaaagaaaaaaaatacatatatgtatgtatatatatatatatatgtgtgtgtgtgtgtatgtgtatatatatatacacatacatatatataaatatacacacacatacatatatatatatacatatatataatattactgGATGAAGTACTAGcatccttatgatattgaccctaataatgtgcttttgattgatacagtatctcagaaataccacgtgcaataatttttcttaagattttcccttcaaagtaacacatttgtactccctgttaaaatcatgaatatggatgtgaaatttatgaatcagggggcagcttatacgcgagaaattgtaaaattctacgattttaaggaaattttaaGGGTTTAGCTTATATGCGAGGCAGATTATGTGCAAATATGGTAGAACTTTACTCTAAAATAAATTTCCAATACGGTAGAACTCTGCTCTAACAATTATTTCATATAAAGCCACCCGAATTGTGTTAAGCTGAAATAGATTGTGAATATGCAAAATCAGAGTCAAACAAATCCAACAGAATTTATAACAAATCTTGGGTTCCCGAGCACTTACCACGAGCGGCAACGTGCAGATGATGAAGATGGTCGTCATGAAGACCAATAGAATGAGATGTTCCACCTCTTCTGCTATAGAAAGAGGCCTCCGCTCACTTTTTGAACGTGTGCTTGCCATAAAGGAGCCTCCGTTCCTTCTCCGCCGCTGGTACATGCGCAGCAACTGGTAGACCACAAAGGCGTTGCATGCCACTATGGTCAGCACCAGCAATAACATCACAGTGGCATACAGGTTGGCATAAACGGCGTCCTTTATCTGCTCTGGGTTCATGTCAATGAAGCACCATGTGCCTGGGCAATATTGTACATATTTTCCAAATCCCACAAAAGGGAGGAGACAGAATAAAATAGCGACTACAAATATCACTGGAATTGCAATATAGGCCAATTTATGGGTGACATGGCGAGTGTAGAGATAGGGATAGCCGATAGCCAAACACCTCTCTAGAGCCATTGTTAGGAGAAGTGACATGGTGGTCAAACTGAAGAAGGTCATGCTGAATCCAAAGTAAGCACACACCCCATGGGTTTTAGGTGACATTCCCTCCAAAGTGATGTTGCGAGAGTACGATAGTTGTACAAGTGGACTGACCAAGCACGTTCCCCCCAAGTCGGTGACCACAAGCGAAGTGATGAGGATCTGGAAAATTGCTCGGCGGCGGCAGTCGGCTACTTTCAGATCTCGCCGCCGTCTGATTTCCAGGATCACAAGGGCGACCACGTTGCCCAGTAGGCCTGCGGCAAACATGATGGCGCTGATCGTAGGGCTCGTCCTGGAATCGATGTGGTGTTTGCTGTGGCAGGGGTCCATCGCGCTTTGAAAGCGGGCCGAGCTTATCCGGAAATATGTCTATGCCTTTGCAAAATGGTGACAAAATCATTTCACCAAGTCTTTGTTAGCTGCCATCCTGTTGGAAATGCAAATATGATATTATGATCTACGACTTTGTCAGAGCAAGTAAAAACTTGAGTTAGCTCTGATATAAGATTTGAAGAGAATGTATGATAAAAAGATTTGAAGGGAATGTAAAGAATTGCTTCTATTCAATAGGCATTTGGCGGAGGTCACTCATATCTAAGGTTGCAAATAGAAGGAGGTTTGCGGACTTCATGTTAATCAAGGAGGTAGAACTTGTTTTAGCACTTCTTTTTCATGGTCTTTACTGATGGTTTTGAAAGGTTAAAGTGAAAGGATCCAATTTCTTAATTCACAAAATGAAGCTACATTCTGCCATGGGATTAGAtggaaaccaattcagggtgtactccGCCTAATGCCTGTTGTTGTacggcaggggtcgggaacctttttgacgaagagagccacaaacaatacatattttccattgttatttcttgtgagccatacaacaaatttaaaagtcaaaatacatacatgtaaacgagtgccttttcaattttttgtaatttcaccacttttaagtGGAAGAAaaggatatttttaaaaagatttttatgctgttgccaatccatgagaggatgcattcgagaagagtctactgcaaaaaaatgaagattaaagcagttctagatgttgtatctcagttctgtcaccagcgatttccatattttagctcacaggttagcaaagagccagatgcacccatcaaaagagccacatgtggctcccgaccCATAGGTCCCCTACCCCTGTTgtatgggataggctccagcacccccacaaatcTCATGAGAATGagccaattgaaaaaaatgttattctaaATTCTAATAAATCAATGAAATCAAAAGGTTAATTGCACTTTTAAATAGATGTCCTCTATAGTTATAAGGCTTTTGAAGGGTTCTGTGCTCGGTAAAGGTCTTGAAAGGCCATATTGAATGACTGAATAGTATTAAATTACTAGAGTGGCAGATGTgtgaattcattaaaaatgcaaaatgcacATGATGCTCATGCCATTTCTGCTTGTTAAAACCGTTTAAATGTTGTATTATTAAACCACTTCTAATGAGACAAGGTTTAAAAGTATTTTGAGTGTGCAAATTTCATATCACAATATGTTTAATTACTCGACAAATTTTGCTCCAACAATTCAAATCAATGTAATACATTGCAAAATACTTTCCAATATTTAGACAGCAtggtattcatttaaaaagaaactcatacattttttatatcttGTACCTATTGACTCCTTTACCTTTATTGTTTCAATTTTAGTGCAGGCTTGCCCCTAAACCCACATTTATAAACCGTAAAATTGCTATTTTCCCCTTGTTAAAAGTTCTTGGACACCAATCTGCCCTTTAAAAGCTGTCTGCCACTTTAAGGAACCaagctataaaaaatacataaaggtTCACTTTCAGTTCTATACTGCAGTCCTGGCCCCACGTATTAAATTGCATTAATATCATTTTGTAGTTCAAGAGGACAAGTCCCACATAagataaattattaaattaGTAGATTCTTCTACATAGCGAGTTTTAATATATGATATACAGCTCTTGCTGTATTCATTAGCTGTTTATAGATAATACATATTGATTCCCATTAGGAATTGCATATAGAACTATTAGATAATGGCGAGTTTGATAAtaacaattgaaatgaattgaactattttattgatttatatgctaaatattacattaaatgtgtttattgtcattatacaagtacaatgagttTTACAGCTTCACCATAGAGTGcatagataaataagtagtcataaaaaaGATTTATATACATAACTCCCAAAGGGCATGTGTACAGTCATGAATACTATTTCAacccttcatttattttaatgtatttagaaTGTTTCCCTCCcatttaaaagccattttttatgattatgaAATCACTGGTTAGTAGTTCCGAAATGTATATCATGAAACAAGAAGGCATCTTACTTAATTTACTAGTTAAAACACGCGTAAAATCCAACTGCTGTCCAATTGAACAGCGCTCTTCTATTGTGCGCAACTATGTGCTGATCGGTATGGGAGGAGAGGgctgtaaaaaacaacaaatgtcgAACGCTGACTCGTACTAATTGCGAAAGACAGTTGTTGTCAGGGGGTGACTGTTAAAAAATTGCTGTTTTTTGACCCCAAGTCGCGTCAAGTGAGAACGAGAGAGAAAGTAAGCGGCAGCGTGTACACCCGACACAACATCcaaataacagcaaaaaataaatagcaagTTTAActgcaaaacaataaataacaagTTATCACCTTTCCCGCAGATCTGCTCCTCTATGTCATGATGTGCGTGGAGATAAAGAGGAAGGGAGAAGGAGCTGACTGACATTAATGAAGAAGAGACGCGGCTGGGCGAGTGTGAGAGGTGCGGTGGCGTCATGCGGTTTTTGTCCACACCCACTGCTTTAAATGCTGCAAATGCTGTAAATGCTGCACACTTTCTAAAGTAAGTAAAACCACATCATTGTCTTCGCTATTCACTGTACATCTAGAAAGAGGCAAACAGTTTGGGGAAACAACaaaacgaccaaaaaaaaaaactatttttaagtcTTTCATCTGACCATCTTGCCAAAATCAACAACCAAAATGATCTTTTGTAAAAGATAAACAAAAGCATTTACAGTTATTTTCAAGCACATATTCAATTGAGTGTACCACAGAGATAGGGGAGAATGGGGTTGGTTGTCACATTTTTTCAGGGTTTCGTGGCTATCTATTTATTATTGTGAAGCTTAATGTTTAGTTTACGGTGGTCCATTCATAGCAAGTATGACAACAAAAGGCACAGGACAACAAATGTTATTCTCTTATTTAAAGTTAAAACTGATCCACAATAGGAAGGTTGTTGATCATTTCCCTTTATTTCAGTGATGTGGGAGTTAATATGCCAAAATTATAATGTGGTCCATCTGAATGTCA is from Stigmatopora nigra isolate UIUO_SnigA chromosome 1, RoL_Snig_1.1, whole genome shotgun sequence and encodes:
- the ptger2a gene encoding prostaglandin E receptor 2a (subtype EP2), with the translated sequence MDPCHSKHHIDSRTSPTISAIMFAAGLLGNVVALVILEIRRRRDLKVADCRRRAIFQILITSLVVTDLGGTCLVSPLVQLSYSRNITLEGMSPKTHGVCAYFGFSMTFFSLTTMSLLLTMALERCLAIGYPYLYTRHVTHKLAYIAIPVIFVVAILFCLLPFVGFGKYVQYCPGTWCFIDMNPEQIKDAVYANLYATVMLLLVLTIVACNAFVVYQLLRMYQRRRRNGGSFMASTRSKSERRPLSIAEEVEHLILLVFMTTIFIICTLPLVVRVYMNSVVDDRFESHPQDLIALRFISVNSIIDPWVFIFLSPGVLHFFWASICRCRARTLKSYSFKPTQAEEPQTSVELAGTKLEYAESLTAQENV